In Asanoa sp. WMMD1127, one genomic interval encodes:
- a CDS encoding Gfo/Idh/MocA family oxidoreductase produces MPLRFGLFGTGPWATATQAPAIAAHPDAELVGVWGRNPDKAAGLAAETGARAYTDVDALLADVDAIAVALPPDVQAEIAERAAKAGRHLLLDKPLALTVEAADRVVEAVDAAGVASVVFFTARFQDTITAALREITATGGWQGGRVAHLSSIFQPGNPYGASPWRRTHGGLWDVGPHALSQVLPVLGPVAEVSAVEGPHQTTNLLLRHASGAVSTVTLTVDAPPAAVLRDITFFGDHGVVSVPRGEGEVRDAFAAAVDLLIAETKGTAHDVGVHFGRDVVAVLAAAERSRESGRVVAL; encoded by the coding sequence ATGCCTCTCCGGTTCGGCCTCTTCGGCACCGGCCCCTGGGCCACCGCCACCCAAGCGCCCGCGATCGCCGCCCACCCCGACGCGGAGCTCGTCGGCGTCTGGGGGCGCAACCCCGACAAGGCGGCCGGCCTGGCCGCCGAGACCGGTGCCCGGGCCTACACCGACGTCGACGCGCTCCTGGCCGACGTCGACGCCATCGCCGTGGCGCTGCCGCCCGACGTGCAGGCCGAGATCGCCGAGCGGGCCGCCAAGGCGGGCCGGCACCTGCTGCTCGACAAGCCGCTCGCGCTGACCGTCGAGGCGGCCGACCGGGTGGTCGAGGCTGTCGACGCGGCCGGGGTGGCCTCGGTCGTGTTCTTCACCGCCCGGTTCCAGGACACCATCACCGCCGCGCTGCGCGAGATCACGGCCACCGGCGGCTGGCAGGGCGGCCGCGTGGCCCACCTCAGTTCGATCTTCCAGCCCGGCAACCCGTACGGCGCGTCCCCGTGGCGCCGCACCCACGGCGGGCTGTGGGACGTCGGCCCGCACGCCCTCTCCCAGGTGCTGCCGGTGCTGGGCCCGGTCGCCGAGGTGTCCGCCGTCGAGGGACCGCACCAGACGACCAACCTGTTGCTGCGGCACGCGTCAGGCGCGGTCAGCACGGTCACCCTGACCGTCGACGCCCCGCCGGCCGCGGTGCTGCGCGACATCACCTTCTTCGGCGATCACGGCGTCGTCTCCGTGCCGCGTGGTGAGGGTGAGGTCCGGGACGCGTTCGCCGCGGCCGTCGACCTGCTGATCGCGGAGACCAAGGGCACCGCGCACGACGTCGGTGTCCACTTCGGACGCGACGTGGTCGCGGTGCTGGCGGCGGCCGAGCGGTCGCGCGAGTCCGGCCGGGTGGTCGCGCTCTAG
- a CDS encoding fasciclin domain-containing protein, which translates to MRVFRTAGLAVTVAAMALAMAACGSDTSPSTALQPTGGATATGGSSPGGGATRSPQPTGTATAGGGGQVFGPGCSSLPSSGAGSLSSMASQPVATAVASNPQLSTLANAIKTAGLTDTLNNAQNITVFAPTNDAFNQVGQSQLNALLANRTQLTQTLEYHVVPQRLSPDNLAGTHRTMEGQNLTVTGSGEDFTVNNTASVVCGNIQTRNATVYLIDAVLTPPAGSASPSPNAT; encoded by the coding sequence ATGCGTGTCTTCAGGACAGCGGGTCTCGCCGTCACGGTGGCCGCGATGGCCCTGGCCATGGCGGCGTGCGGCTCGGACACCAGCCCGTCCACTGCCCTTCAGCCCACCGGCGGCGCGACCGCCACCGGGGGATCGTCGCCCGGTGGGGGTGCGACCCGCAGTCCGCAGCCTACGGGGACGGCGACGGCGGGCGGTGGCGGCCAGGTCTTCGGCCCCGGCTGCTCCTCGTTGCCGAGCTCCGGCGCCGGCAGCCTGTCGTCGATGGCATCGCAGCCGGTCGCCACCGCGGTGGCCAGCAACCCGCAGCTCTCGACGCTGGCGAACGCGATCAAGACGGCCGGGCTCACCGACACCCTCAACAACGCGCAGAACATCACCGTGTTCGCGCCCACCAACGACGCCTTCAACCAGGTCGGCCAGTCGCAGCTCAACGCGCTGCTGGCCAACAGGACGCAGCTGACGCAGACCCTGGAGTACCACGTCGTGCCCCAGCGGCTGAGCCCGGACAACCTGGCCGGCACGCACCGGACCATGGAAGGTCAGAACCTGACCGTGACGGGCAGCGGTGAGGACTTCACCGTCAACAACACCGCCAGCGTGGTCTGCGGCAACATCCAGACCCGCAACGCGACCGTTTACCTGATCGACGCGGTGCTGACGCCGCCGGCCGGCTCGGCCTCGCCGTCGCCGAACGCCACCTGA
- a CDS encoding alpha-amylase family protein encodes MGDRWYQKAVVYCLDVDTFQDSDGDGVGDLRGLIGRLDYLARLGVTCLWLHPIHPTPGHDDGYDATDFYGIDPRIGTLGDFTELLHQAEDRGIRVIIDLVVNHTSDEHPWFQSARSSPDSPYRDWYVWSDTAPDDRKQGMVFPGEQDETWSYDRTAKAWYYHRFYKFQPDLNFANPAVREEIKRVVSFWLRLGVSGFRIDALPFIIELTEPGNPDSPKDFAFISELRQHAQWRRGDAVLLAEANVEPAQLVDYFGDGGGANDRVHMLFDFMLNGRLMLALAREDPEQLIDALRDTPQLPPGGQWATFLRNHDEIDLSRLTAEQREQVYAAFGPDENMRLYDRGIRRRLAPMLGNDRRRLELAYALQFSLRGTPVLRYGEEIGMGEDLSLKGRFAIRTPMQWSLLPNGGFSTAEPDKLIRPVVSGGEFGYESVNVTDQRHDPKSLLSWFERMIRTLREAPEVGAGSCTHVDVPVPTGVLAHRADGPTGCMLFVHNLGRRAATVDLGKLAAEADHPNDVLADQEYPEVGDLSQLKVAGHGYRWIRLNRNPAG; translated from the coding sequence ATGGGTGACCGGTGGTATCAGAAGGCTGTCGTCTACTGCCTCGACGTCGACACGTTCCAGGACTCCGACGGTGACGGCGTGGGCGACCTGCGCGGGCTCATCGGGCGGCTCGACTATCTCGCCCGGCTCGGCGTGACCTGCCTCTGGCTGCACCCGATCCACCCCACACCCGGCCACGACGACGGGTACGACGCGACCGACTTCTACGGCATCGACCCGCGGATCGGCACGCTGGGCGACTTCACCGAGCTGCTGCACCAGGCCGAGGACCGGGGCATCCGGGTCATCATCGACTTGGTGGTCAACCACACCTCCGACGAGCATCCGTGGTTCCAGTCGGCGCGGTCGTCGCCCGATTCGCCGTACCGCGACTGGTATGTCTGGAGTGACACCGCGCCCGACGACCGCAAGCAGGGCATGGTCTTCCCCGGCGAGCAGGACGAGACCTGGAGCTACGACCGCACCGCGAAAGCCTGGTACTACCACCGGTTCTACAAGTTCCAGCCCGACCTCAACTTCGCCAACCCGGCGGTACGCGAGGAGATCAAGCGGGTCGTCTCGTTCTGGCTGCGGCTCGGCGTCAGCGGCTTCCGGATCGACGCGCTGCCGTTCATCATCGAGCTGACCGAGCCCGGCAACCCGGACTCGCCCAAGGATTTCGCCTTCATCTCGGAGCTGCGCCAGCACGCGCAGTGGCGGCGCGGAGACGCGGTGCTGCTCGCGGAGGCCAACGTCGAGCCGGCGCAACTGGTCGACTACTTCGGTGACGGCGGCGGTGCCAACGACCGCGTGCACATGCTCTTCGACTTCATGCTCAACGGGCGGCTGATGCTCGCCCTGGCCCGCGAGGACCCGGAGCAGCTCATCGACGCGCTGCGGGACACGCCGCAACTGCCGCCCGGCGGTCAGTGGGCCACCTTCCTGCGCAACCACGACGAGATCGACCTGTCCCGCCTCACCGCCGAACAGCGCGAGCAGGTGTACGCCGCTTTCGGTCCCGACGAGAACATGCGCCTCTACGACCGGGGCATCCGACGGCGACTCGCGCCGATGCTGGGCAACGACCGCCGGCGGCTGGAACTGGCCTACGCGCTGCAGTTCTCGCTGCGCGGCACGCCGGTCCTGCGTTACGGCGAGGAGATCGGCATGGGGGAGGACCTGTCGTTGAAGGGCCGGTTCGCCATCCGTACGCCGATGCAGTGGTCGCTCCTGCCCAACGGCGGCTTCTCCACCGCCGAGCCAGACAAGCTGATCCGGCCGGTGGTCTCCGGTGGCGAGTTCGGCTACGAGTCCGTCAACGTGACCGACCAGCGGCACGATCCGAAGTCGCTGCTGTCGTGGTTCGAGCGGATGATCCGCACGCTGCGCGAGGCGCCCGAGGTCGGCGCGGGCTCGTGCACCCACGTCGACGTGCCGGTGCCGACCGGCGTGCTGGCGCACCGGGCCGACGGGCCGACGGGCTGCATGCTCTTCGTGCACAACCTCGGCCGGCGTGCGGCGACCGTCGACCTCGGCAAGCTCGCGGCGGAGGCGGACCACCCCAACGACGTGCTGGCGGACCAGGAATATCCCGAGGTGGGCGACCTGTCGCAGCTCAAGGTGGCCGGCCACGGCTACCGCTGGATCAGGCTGAATCGCAACCCTGCCGGTTGA
- a CDS encoding EAL domain-containing protein: MTRRLGLAAYGLWMAVLTVVYYVAPPSWHTGIWAAISASGVLAILVGIRLNRPRLAGTWLLFFAGTVFYAASDLSFNLTFAGGPSRPPLTLSDDILLLIGMALVAVALAKFAKAAEPRPDRPALIDALVLVLGTGLLAWVLTVEARFEQPHIGVITGVLLIAYPVVDIIILGLVARLVIVVRFSPAVLLLSLGIVGYVVADALFRIGRVDDIWLVRTPLDLGYIALYACWGAAALVPSMRGVTERRAQRPRETTVLRLVLLSVSAMIPPAILLFETLGSGSVRHGEVIAVASLVILLLVLARLVNLAQRLREQIGRERGLRAVTTALVAAADNDGIADALDDGIRGVLPTGTDYRFLLLTDGTDDATPGRHMGTVPPESAHHAIARLREPSLISTGRLSLPIANALGAGQPPTGHRPEPVTLALPLSVGEDEPTGAMLVAAEERALLSAQDRLAVLASQAALAIDRVALNEQLRRRTSEEYFRALVHNAADVILIVDNEDRIAYASPSAKAMFGEVELVGTDLLDHGDPAERDRAERVFRRIQDRPVGSVEPDTLGSTDWTLRRPDGTAVQVEISVRDLRADPTVRGLVFTLRDVTDKRRLERELTHRANHDALTGLANRALFAERMQKAIEARRGVVGVLFIDLDDFKVVNDTLGHASGDQVLKAVAERISAALRPHDTAARLGGDEFAVLIDDAGEPADVEDAADRITRTLREPYTVSGELVSCSASIGIGTTADASDGPELLRQADLALYVAKGAGKAQWRRYQPELHTTFVERLELRAELDHAIHDGGLALEFQPIVSLNDGHTAGFEALLRWNHPTRGRLLPDAFIDVAEESGLVVPIGEWVLKTAIAAASTWRRRQPFAAPYVAVNVSARQFRTPGFVRTVRGALAGHGLPASCLMLEITESLLLRDDDQVWDDLAELRRLGVRVAIDDFGTGYSSLSYLRHVPLDVLKIDRLFTGTVATSTQQRALVDGIVRLAHTLGLEVVAEGIETTEERDLLRRIGCPYGQGFLFSRPMPLPDALRWLRRKELAA, encoded by the coding sequence ATGACGCGGCGCCTCGGGCTGGCCGCGTACGGACTGTGGATGGCCGTGCTGACGGTCGTCTACTACGTGGCACCGCCGTCCTGGCACACCGGGATCTGGGCGGCTATCAGCGCCAGCGGCGTGCTGGCGATCCTGGTCGGCATCCGGCTCAACCGTCCCCGGTTGGCCGGCACGTGGCTGCTCTTCTTCGCCGGAACCGTGTTCTACGCCGCGTCCGACCTGTCGTTCAACCTGACGTTCGCGGGTGGGCCGTCCAGACCGCCGCTCACGCTCTCCGACGACATACTCCTGCTGATCGGGATGGCCCTCGTCGCCGTCGCGCTCGCCAAGTTCGCCAAGGCCGCGGAGCCGAGACCGGACCGGCCGGCGCTGATCGACGCGCTCGTGCTCGTGCTGGGCACGGGTCTGCTGGCCTGGGTGCTCACGGTCGAGGCGCGCTTCGAGCAGCCACACATCGGCGTGATCACGGGCGTGCTGCTGATCGCGTACCCGGTGGTGGACATCATCATCCTCGGCCTCGTGGCGCGCCTGGTCATCGTCGTGCGCTTCTCGCCGGCGGTGCTGCTGCTGTCGCTGGGCATCGTCGGCTACGTGGTCGCCGACGCCCTGTTCCGGATCGGCCGGGTCGACGACATCTGGCTGGTGCGCACTCCGCTGGACCTGGGCTACATCGCCCTCTACGCCTGCTGGGGCGCCGCCGCCCTGGTGCCGTCGATGCGGGGGGTCACGGAGCGGCGGGCGCAGCGACCGCGCGAGACCACGGTGTTGCGCCTGGTGCTGCTGTCGGTGTCGGCGATGATCCCGCCGGCCATCCTGCTCTTCGAGACCCTCGGCTCCGGTTCGGTCCGCCACGGCGAGGTGATCGCGGTCGCGTCGCTGGTCATCCTGCTGCTGGTGCTGGCCCGCCTGGTAAACCTCGCCCAACGTCTGCGCGAGCAGATCGGCCGCGAACGCGGGCTGCGGGCGGTCACCACCGCGCTGGTGGCCGCGGCCGACAACGACGGCATCGCGGACGCCCTCGACGACGGGATCCGCGGCGTGCTGCCGACCGGCACCGACTACCGCTTCCTGCTGCTCACCGACGGCACCGACGACGCCACCCCCGGGCGCCACATGGGCACCGTGCCGCCCGAGTCCGCGCACCACGCGATCGCCCGGCTGCGCGAACCGAGCCTGATCAGCACGGGACGGCTGTCGCTGCCGATCGCGAACGCCCTCGGCGCCGGCCAGCCACCGACCGGGCACCGCCCCGAGCCCGTCACCCTGGCGTTGCCGCTGTCGGTCGGCGAGGACGAGCCGACCGGCGCCATGCTGGTCGCCGCCGAGGAGCGCGCGCTGCTGTCGGCCCAGGACCGGCTGGCGGTGCTGGCCTCCCAGGCCGCGCTGGCCATCGACCGGGTGGCGCTCAACGAGCAGCTACGGCGGCGGACCAGCGAGGAGTACTTCCGGGCGCTCGTGCACAACGCCGCCGACGTCATCCTGATCGTCGATAACGAGGACCGGATCGCGTACGCCAGCCCGTCTGCGAAGGCGATGTTCGGCGAGGTGGAGCTCGTCGGCACGGACCTGCTGGACCACGGCGACCCGGCCGAGCGGGACCGGGCAGAGCGGGTGTTCCGGCGGATCCAGGACCGGCCGGTCGGCAGTGTCGAACCCGACACGCTGGGCAGCACGGACTGGACCCTGCGCCGCCCCGACGGCACCGCGGTGCAGGTCGAGATCTCGGTCCGCGACCTGCGGGCCGACCCGACCGTACGCGGGCTGGTCTTCACGCTCCGCGACGTGACCGACAAACGCCGCCTCGAGCGCGAGCTGACGCACCGGGCCAACCACGACGCGCTGACCGGCCTGGCCAACCGGGCGCTGTTCGCCGAGCGGATGCAGAAGGCGATCGAGGCCCGCCGCGGCGTCGTCGGCGTGCTCTTCATCGACCTCGACGACTTCAAGGTCGTCAACGACACCCTCGGGCACGCCAGCGGCGACCAGGTGCTCAAGGCGGTCGCCGAGCGGATCAGCGCCGCCCTGCGCCCGCACGACACGGCCGCCCGCCTCGGCGGTGACGAGTTCGCCGTGCTGATCGACGACGCCGGCGAACCGGCCGACGTCGAGGACGCGGCGGACCGGATCACCCGTACCCTGCGTGAGCCCTACACGGTCAGCGGCGAGCTGGTCAGCTGCTCGGCCAGCATCGGCATCGGCACCACGGCCGACGCGTCCGACGGCCCGGAGCTGCTCCGCCAGGCCGACCTCGCGCTCTACGTGGCCAAGGGGGCCGGCAAGGCGCAGTGGCGGCGCTACCAGCCGGAGCTGCACACGACGTTCGTGGAACGGTTGGAGCTGCGGGCCGAGCTCGACCACGCGATCCACGACGGCGGGCTGGCGCTGGAGTTCCAGCCGATCGTCAGCCTCAACGACGGGCACACGGCCGGGTTCGAGGCGCTGCTGCGGTGGAACCACCCGACCCGCGGGCGGTTGCTCCCCGACGCGTTCATCGACGTGGCCGAGGAGTCCGGGCTGGTCGTGCCGATCGGCGAGTGGGTGCTCAAGACCGCGATCGCGGCCGCCTCGACCTGGCGCCGCCGGCAGCCGTTCGCCGCGCCGTACGTGGCCGTCAACGTCTCCGCCCGGCAGTTCCGCACCCCGGGCTTCGTCCGCACGGTCCGGGGTGCGCTGGCCGGGCACGGGCTGCCGGCGTCCTGCCTGATGCTGGAGATCACCGAGAGCCTGCTGCTGCGCGACGACGACCAGGTCTGGGACGACCTCGCCGAGCTGCGCCGCCTCGGTGTGCGGGTGGCGATCGACGACTTCGGCACCGGCTACTCGTCGCTGAGCTACCTGCGGCACGTGCCGCTGGACGTCCTCAAGATCGACCGGCTGTTCACGGGCACGGTGGCCACCTCGACGCAGCAGCGCGCGCTGGTCGACGGCATCGTCCGGCTGGCGCACACGCTCGGCCTGGAGGTGGTCGCCGAGGGCATCGAGACCACCGAGGAACGCGACCTGCTGCGCCGGATCGGTTGCCCGTACGGGCAGGGCTTCCTCTTCTCCCGACCGATGCCGCTGCCCGACGCGCTGCGCTGGTTGCGCCGCAAGGAGCTCGCGGCCTAG
- a CDS encoding ABC transporter ATP-binding protein has translation MTTYALRLAGLAKHFGEKVAVDGVDLTVPAGSFFGLVGPNGAGKTTALSMAVGLLRPDAGTAEIFGTDVWRQPTAAKRLVGVLPDAMAMTERLTGREMLTYLGRLHGLPAGVVADRVDELLTVLDLADAGRTLILGYSAGMRKKIALASALLGAPRLLVLDEPFEAVDPVSALTIRSILRRFVAGGGSVVLSSHVMALVEQLCDTVAVMNAGRVVAAGPIDEVRGGRALDEVFVELVGARTAGEEELSWLAS, from the coding sequence ATGACGACGTACGCACTCCGGTTGGCCGGACTGGCCAAACACTTCGGCGAGAAGGTGGCGGTCGACGGGGTCGACCTGACCGTCCCGGCCGGCTCGTTCTTCGGCCTGGTCGGTCCCAACGGCGCCGGCAAGACGACGGCGCTGTCGATGGCGGTCGGGCTGCTGCGCCCCGACGCCGGCACGGCGGAGATCTTCGGCACCGACGTGTGGCGGCAGCCGACGGCGGCCAAGCGGCTGGTCGGCGTGCTGCCCGACGCGATGGCGATGACCGAGCGGCTGACCGGGCGGGAGATGCTCACCTATCTGGGCCGGCTGCACGGCCTGCCGGCCGGCGTGGTCGCGGACCGGGTCGACGAGCTGCTCACCGTGCTGGACCTCGCCGACGCCGGCCGGACGCTGATCCTGGGCTACTCGGCCGGCATGCGCAAGAAGATCGCGCTGGCCAGCGCGCTGCTCGGGGCGCCGCGGCTGCTGGTGCTCGACGAGCCGTTCGAGGCCGTCGACCCGGTGTCGGCGCTGACCATCCGCTCGATCCTGCGCCGGTTCGTGGCCGGCGGCGGCTCGGTGGTGCTGTCCAGCCACGTGATGGCGCTGGTCGAGCAGCTCTGCGACACGGTCGCGGTGATGAACGCGGGCCGGGTCGTCGCGGCCGGCCCGATCGACGAGGTACGCGGCGGCCGCGCGCTCGACGAGGTGTTCGTCGAGCTGGTCGGTGCCCGCACCGCCGGGGAGGAGGAGCTGTCGTGGTTGGCGTCCTGA
- the fabG gene encoding 3-oxoacyl-ACP reductase FabG: protein MRVAVVTGAARGIGAATARRLAADGLAVAVVDLDETATKSTVDAITAAGGTAVGVGADVSDREQVDTAVARIASELGPPTVLVNNAGVLRDNLIFKMTDDDWDTVLSVHLRGAFLVTRAVQAHMVAEKWGRIVNLSSTSALGNRGQVNYSAAKAGMQGFTKTLAIELGRYNVTANAVAPGFIETDMTAATAARMGVDFDLLKKGAAEQIAVRRVGQPDDVAHTISFLCSEGASFVSGQVIYVAGGPSSGL, encoded by the coding sequence ATGCGGGTTGCGGTGGTCACGGGTGCGGCGCGGGGCATCGGCGCGGCGACGGCGCGGCGGTTGGCCGCCGACGGTCTCGCGGTGGCGGTGGTCGACCTCGACGAAACCGCGACGAAGTCCACTGTGGATGCCATCACGGCGGCCGGTGGCACGGCGGTCGGCGTCGGCGCCGACGTGTCCGACCGCGAGCAGGTCGACACCGCGGTGGCCCGGATCGCGTCCGAGCTGGGCCCGCCGACCGTGCTGGTCAACAACGCCGGCGTGCTGCGCGACAACCTGATCTTCAAGATGACCGACGACGACTGGGACACCGTGCTCTCGGTGCACCTGCGCGGCGCGTTCCTGGTCACCCGGGCCGTCCAGGCGCACATGGTGGCCGAGAAGTGGGGCCGGATCGTCAACCTGTCGAGCACGTCGGCGCTGGGCAACCGCGGCCAGGTCAACTACTCGGCGGCCAAGGCCGGCATGCAGGGCTTCACCAAGACACTGGCGATCGAGCTGGGCCGCTACAACGTGACCGCCAACGCGGTCGCGCCCGGCTTCATCGAGACCGACATGACCGCGGCCACCGCCGCCCGGATGGGCGTCGACTTCGACCTCCTCAAGAAGGGCGCCGCCGAACAGATCGCGGTCCGCCGCGTCGGCCAGCCCGACGACGTGGCCCACACCATCTCGTTCCTCTGCAGCGAGGGCGCGAGCTTCGTCAGCGGCCAGGTCATCTACGTCGCCGGCGGCCCCAGCTCCGGGCTTTAG
- a CDS encoding histidine kinase: protein MTRRTRALGHGLLRGCHAIASAVLLVAHAVLFVPGLGLGLVFLLPWPVVRMRRVTDAARRTSGVPRPYREHPGPPVPEADGRYRHDRRLYRTPFWPRQFGYLDWALGDPATWRDVAWMATNPVVGGVLGFGPAALVVGGIAVAVGAGRETAWWIPVGLALSVLGFAVAPAAVRAHDAWARRMLAPRAELGSLKVWLGTRFLTLTKLLALGGLTVVSVGLAVLSAICLALFCVGIVAALPDGAGAVRDITRIRRRLAEQWSGVPIQTPYRPEPPLPARRADGLYEFGDQLYKSKGWTRFFQRLDWVWHDPATWRDLLWTVTDPIAGGALVAGSVGALVYGFVGMVVPALAGLTGLDDAPALLVLSDRPVLALLVGVALMVAGTLFAPTALRLHGRWTAVLLAPTTKARLALRVAQLTESRADATSAQAAELRRIERDLHDGAQGRLVAVGLALGAVEALIDTDPAAARRLVVEARESTSRALAELRDLVRGVRPPVLAERGLVEAIRALALDSPVPTTVTASLAGRGPEPVEAAVYFAVSEALVNAAKHAAAATVTITFGHADGVLTAVVTDDGRGGADPALGSGLRGMRHRLSAFDGTVRVVSPVGGPTTVTLEVPCALSSPRTSTSSGRGSSSS, encoded by the coding sequence ATGACACGCCGAACGCGCGCCCTGGGGCACGGCCTGCTGCGCGGTTGCCACGCGATCGCGTCCGCCGTGCTGCTGGTCGCGCACGCCGTGCTCTTCGTGCCCGGTCTCGGGCTCGGCCTGGTCTTCCTCCTGCCGTGGCCGGTGGTTCGGATGCGCCGGGTCACCGACGCGGCGCGGCGGACCTCCGGGGTGCCGCGGCCCTACCGCGAGCACCCCGGCCCGCCGGTGCCCGAGGCGGACGGGCGCTACCGGCACGACCGGCGGCTCTACCGCACGCCGTTCTGGCCGCGGCAGTTCGGCTACCTCGACTGGGCGCTGGGCGACCCGGCCACCTGGCGGGACGTCGCCTGGATGGCGACCAACCCGGTGGTCGGCGGCGTGCTGGGGTTCGGCCCGGCCGCGCTGGTGGTCGGCGGGATCGCGGTGGCCGTCGGCGCGGGGCGGGAGACGGCCTGGTGGATCCCGGTGGGGCTCGCCCTGTCGGTCCTCGGCTTCGCGGTCGCTCCGGCCGCGGTGCGGGCCCACGACGCCTGGGCCCGACGGATGCTCGCGCCGCGGGCCGAGCTCGGCTCACTGAAGGTCTGGCTCGGCACGCGCTTCCTGACGCTGACCAAGCTGCTCGCACTCGGCGGGCTGACCGTGGTGAGCGTGGGGCTGGCCGTACTCTCCGCCATCTGTCTCGCGCTCTTCTGCGTGGGAATCGTGGCGGCGCTGCCCGACGGGGCGGGAGCGGTCCGCGACATCACCCGGATCCGGCGGCGGCTGGCGGAGCAGTGGTCGGGTGTGCCGATCCAGACGCCGTACCGGCCTGAGCCGCCGCTGCCGGCGCGGCGGGCCGACGGCCTCTACGAGTTCGGCGACCAGCTCTACAAGTCGAAGGGCTGGACCCGGTTCTTCCAGCGCCTCGACTGGGTCTGGCACGACCCGGCGACCTGGCGCGATCTGTTGTGGACGGTCACGGATCCGATCGCGGGTGGCGCGCTGGTCGCCGGCTCGGTGGGCGCGCTGGTCTACGGCTTCGTCGGCATGGTGGTCCCGGCGCTGGCCGGGCTCACGGGCCTGGACGACGCGCCGGCGCTGCTGGTGCTGAGCGACCGGCCGGTGCTGGCCCTGCTGGTCGGCGTCGCACTGATGGTGGCCGGCACGCTGTTCGCGCCGACGGCGCTGCGCCTGCACGGCCGGTGGACCGCGGTGCTGCTGGCCCCGACCACCAAGGCGCGGCTGGCGTTGCGGGTCGCGCAGCTCACCGAGAGCCGGGCGGACGCGACCTCGGCGCAGGCCGCCGAGCTGCGCCGGATCGAACGCGACCTGCACGACGGCGCGCAGGGGCGGCTGGTCGCCGTCGGGCTGGCGCTGGGCGCGGTCGAGGCGCTGATCGACACCGACCCGGCGGCGGCCCGCCGGCTGGTCGTCGAGGCCCGCGAGAGCACGTCCCGCGCCCTGGCCGAGCTGCGGGACCTGGTCCGCGGCGTACGCCCGCCGGTGCTCGCCGAACGCGGCCTGGTCGAGGCGATCCGCGCGCTGGCGCTGGACAGCCCGGTGCCGACCACGGTGACGGCGTCGCTGGCCGGTCGCGGGCCGGAGCCGGTCGAGGCCGCCGTCTACTTCGCGGTCAGCGAGGCGCTCGTCAACGCGGCCAAGCACGCCGCCGCCGCGACCGTGACGATCACCTTCGGGCACGCGGACGGCGTGCTCACCGCGGTCGTCACCGACGACGGCCGGGGCGGCGCCGACCCGGCGCTGGGCAGTGGGCTGCGGGGCATGCGACACCGGTTGTCGGCGTTCGACGGTACTGTCCGGGTGGTCAGCCCGGTCGGCGGACCGACCACCGTGACGCTGGAGGTGCCGTGCGCGTTGTCCTCGCCGAGGACCTCTACCTCCTCCGGGAGGGGCTCAAGCAGCTCCTGA
- a CDS encoding response regulator transcription factor, whose translation MRVVLAEDLYLLREGLKQLLTAHGFEIVAAVDNGPDLLRALLTERPDVAVVDVRLPPTQTDEGLQAALAARREVPGLPVLVLSQHVERLYARELLADGTGGVGYLLKDRVFNAEQFVDAVRRVAAGGTAMDPDVIAKLFATGDHNVGRLTPREREVLELMAEGRSNAAIGQRLFLSESAVGKHTANIFGKLGLAASDDDNRRVLAVLAYLDAR comes from the coding sequence GTGCGCGTTGTCCTCGCCGAGGACCTCTACCTCCTCCGGGAGGGGCTCAAGCAGCTCCTGACCGCGCACGGCTTCGAGATCGTGGCGGCCGTCGACAACGGCCCCGACCTGCTGCGCGCCCTGCTCACCGAGCGGCCTGACGTCGCGGTGGTCGACGTGCGGCTGCCGCCGACCCAGACCGACGAAGGGCTGCAGGCCGCGCTGGCCGCTCGCCGCGAGGTGCCCGGCCTGCCGGTGCTGGTGCTCTCCCAGCATGTCGAGCGCCTCTACGCCCGCGAGCTGCTGGCCGACGGCACGGGCGGGGTCGGCTACCTGCTCAAGGACCGGGTGTTCAACGCCGAGCAGTTCGTCGACGCGGTGCGCCGGGTCGCCGCCGGCGGCACCGCCATGGACCCCGACGTGATCGCGAAGCTGTTCGCGACCGGCGACCACAACGTCGGCCGGCTCACGCCCCGCGAACGCGAGGTGCTGGAGCTGATGGCGGAGGGGCGCTCCAACGCGGCGATCGGCCAGCGGCTCTTCCTGAGCGAGAGCGCGGTCGGCAAGCACACCGCGAACATCTTCGGCAAGCTCGGCCTGGCCGCCTCGGACGACGACAACCGCCGCGTGCTGGCCGTCCTCGCTTACCTCGACGCGCGCTAG